Proteins from a single region of Mucilaginibacter daejeonensis:
- a CDS encoding DUF294 nucleotidyltransferase-like domain-containing protein, which produces MNERVKYLQRFEPFNLLPLEVLEGVAEQLQEIRYPKDKVIYQQEVSKLKGVDIIVKGEYESFFYDSVQTKRLVEHHQPGFCFGGVSVLLNRRLSLRTVIAKKGTLVYFLHRKDFRALCKAYEDFFLYFTAEFGRRMQNEEFVHFFKQPPAFEESYLAADQLYSRKIESVEYRPIAHCTEDTPIYEVARQMAVNKVSCLFITDATGNINGYVTDITLRDKVIAQQRNSADPVSTVTDNPIMSIDVEAYVYEAILMMFSTKTRYLLVKRNEEYVGFLSRNKLLSEQAQSPLVFIQSVRSAVSEEELKRKWDSVPHFVNQLLERGVNAQIANQVVTTIADTIAQKVIQGVMDEMGPAPARFVFMVLGSEGRKEQTFKTDQDNAIIYEDKANEHREEARAYFLEFATRISDRLNTAGFAYCTGGFMAKNPKWTHSLSHWKRNYLSWIAESLPETVINFSTFFDCRFVFGDATIMDDLKQFLNKELQKPVDKLFHNMAVNALQYEPPLTFFNSIRTFTKGHREVFDIKKAMTPIVDLVRVYALKHRVFEVNTGERMKALRKLDVFTETAYHELYQSYYFLMSMRLKKQATQILNDKTAPDNYIDISSLTKIERVTLKEIFKVISNFQSKIKIDFTNSLL; this is translated from the coding sequence ATGAATGAGCGCGTAAAATATCTTCAGCGATTCGAACCGTTCAACCTGCTGCCCCTGGAAGTGCTGGAAGGCGTTGCCGAGCAGTTACAGGAGATACGCTACCCTAAAGACAAGGTGATATACCAGCAGGAAGTATCCAAACTAAAGGGTGTAGATATCATTGTAAAGGGCGAATACGAGTCCTTTTTTTATGATAGCGTGCAAACCAAGCGCCTTGTTGAGCATCATCAGCCTGGCTTTTGCTTTGGCGGCGTGTCGGTATTACTCAACAGGCGGTTATCATTACGTACGGTGATCGCCAAAAAAGGTACGCTGGTCTACTTTCTACATCGTAAGGATTTCAGGGCGCTTTGTAAAGCTTATGAGGATTTCTTTCTGTACTTCACTGCCGAGTTCGGCAGGCGCATGCAGAACGAAGAATTCGTGCATTTTTTTAAGCAGCCGCCAGCATTTGAAGAGAGCTACCTGGCCGCCGATCAGCTGTACTCGCGCAAGATCGAGAGTGTGGAATACCGGCCCATAGCACACTGTACCGAAGATACACCCATATATGAGGTGGCCCGGCAAATGGCCGTGAACAAGGTAAGTTGCCTGTTCATTACCGATGCTACAGGGAACATCAACGGTTATGTGACCGATATCACCTTGCGTGATAAAGTGATCGCCCAGCAGCGCAACAGTGCCGACCCGGTAAGCACCGTGACCGATAACCCGATCATGAGCATTGATGTGGAAGCCTATGTTTATGAGGCCATCCTCATGATGTTCAGCACTAAAACGCGATACCTGCTGGTAAAGCGCAATGAAGAATACGTAGGCTTTTTGAGCCGTAATAAACTGCTGAGCGAACAGGCCCAATCGCCGCTGGTATTTATCCAGTCGGTACGGTCGGCGGTGAGCGAGGAGGAATTGAAGCGCAAGTGGGACTCGGTGCCGCATTTTGTGAACCAGCTGCTCGAACGCGGTGTTAATGCGCAGATAGCCAACCAGGTAGTGACCACCATTGCTGATACGATCGCTCAAAAGGTGATCCAGGGCGTAATGGATGAAATGGGACCTGCCCCGGCACGTTTCGTGTTCATGGTGCTGGGCAGCGAGGGCCGCAAGGAGCAGACCTTCAAGACCGACCAGGACAACGCCATCATTTACGAGGATAAAGCCAACGAGCACCGCGAAGAGGCTAGAGCTTACTTTCTTGAATTCGCTACCCGGATATCAGACAGGTTAAATACGGCCGGCTTTGCCTATTGTACGGGCGGTTTCATGGCTAAAAATCCTAAGTGGACGCACTCCTTATCGCACTGGAAACGCAATTACCTGAGCTGGATAGCCGAATCATTGCCCGAAACGGTGATCAACTTCTCTACCTTCTTCGATTGCCGGTTCGTGTTCGGTGATGCCACCATCATGGATGATCTGAAGCAGTTCCTGAACAAGGAGTTGCAAAAGCCGGTAGATAAGCTGTTCCACAACATGGCGGTGAACGCGCTGCAATATGAACCACCGCTCACGTTCTTCAACAGCATACGTACCTTTACCAAGGGCCACCGCGAGGTTTTTGATATCAAGAAGGCCATGACACCGATCGTTGATCTGGTGCGCGTATATGCGCTTAAACACCGCGTATTTGAGGTGAATACCGGCGAACGGATGAAGGCACTACGCAAGCTGGATGTGTTCACCGAAACGGCTTACCATGAGTTGTACCAGTCGTACTACTTTTTAATGAGCATGCGCTTAAAAAAACAGGCCACGCAGATCCTGAACGACAAGACCGCGCCCGATAATTACATCGATATTTCATCGCTCACTAAGATCGAGCGCGTTACTTTGAAGGAGATATTCAAGGTGATCAGTAACTTTCAAAGTAAGATCAAGATCGATTTTACCAACAGCCTGCTCTAA
- a CDS encoding 3'-5' exonuclease translates to MTDHLLFIDTESSGLPVNWHEPYSAEGNWPSAVQVSWIIYSKDGQEVKREDHYIRNTDFTISPAAMAIHGINPGLLAVKGRERKGIMQLLENDLEQYQPMVVGHFLQLDYHIIGADMYRAGIQSRLAKLPIFCTMIATSQLVWNPMPRNLLLGDLYSYLFYKPLNDQHNALCDAEATAKCFFELKQRGEINDKLIERQQKDAGIKELKPRSGKLFAMLLPLIIAMLLVFLSRHL, encoded by the coding sequence GTGACCGACCACCTACTGTTCATCGATACCGAATCGTCGGGCTTGCCCGTCAACTGGCATGAGCCATATTCTGCTGAGGGTAACTGGCCGTCGGCGGTACAAGTGAGTTGGATCATTTACAGCAAGGATGGGCAGGAAGTGAAACGGGAGGACCACTACATCCGCAACACCGATTTTACGATCAGTCCGGCCGCTATGGCCATCCATGGTATCAATCCTGGTTTGCTGGCGGTAAAAGGGCGTGAGCGTAAAGGCATCATGCAACTGTTGGAGAATGACCTTGAACAGTATCAGCCCATGGTAGTGGGACATTTCTTACAACTTGATTACCACATCATTGGTGCCGATATGTACCGGGCGGGCATCCAAAGCCGGTTAGCAAAGCTGCCCATATTTTGTACCATGATAGCCACCAGCCAACTGGTATGGAACCCGATGCCACGTAATTTGCTTTTGGGCGACCTGTATTCCTATCTGTTTTATAAACCCTTGAATGATCAGCATAACGCCTTGTGCGATGCCGAGGCTACGGCGAAATGCTTCTTTGAACTCAAGCAGCGCGGCGAGATCAATGACAAACTGATCGAGCGCCAGCAAAAGGATGCCGGTATCAAAGAATTGAAGCCGCGGTCGGGCAAGCTGTTCGCCATGCTGTTGCCGCTGATCATCGCAATGTTGTTGGTCTTTTTGTCACGTCATTTATGA
- a CDS encoding PadR family transcriptional regulator: protein MSTNPLLKGTLQTIILKLLEDNEQMYGYEITQRVKELTDGEMKLTEGALYPALHKLEADGMLETFNQVVDNRVRKYYRLTEQGGQEVGNKLQEAEAFIEQLQALLNIKPNLS, encoded by the coding sequence ATGAGCACTAACCCATTACTAAAAGGTACACTGCAGACCATCATTCTCAAATTGCTGGAAGATAACGAGCAGATGTATGGCTATGAGATCACTCAACGAGTTAAGGAACTAACCGACGGTGAGATGAAGTTGACCGAGGGCGCACTCTATCCGGCCTTGCACAAATTAGAGGCCGATGGTATGCTTGAGACCTTTAATCAGGTAGTGGATAACCGCGTACGCAAGTATTACCGACTTACCGAGCAAGGCGGACAAGAGGTTGGTAATAAATTGCAGGAAGCAGAAGCTTTCATTGAACAATTACAGGCACTACTGAATATTAAACCTAACCTATCATGA
- the gyrB gene encoding DNA topoisomerase (ATP-hydrolyzing) subunit B — MSEKDQNKSNYSADNIQVLEGLEAVRKRPSMYIGDTGVKGLHHLVYEVVDNSIDEALAGYCTDIKVIIHEGNSITVEDNGRGIPTGINTKENKSALEIVMTVLHAGGKFDKDTYKVSGGLHGVGISCVNALSTHVKTVVHREGKIFTQEYERGKPMFDVKTIGESDRTGTIQWFQPDPEIFTTTLEYKYDTLAARLRELAFLNKGIRLSLTDERVQEDDGTFLTEEFFSEGGLKEFVKFLDGTRQPIIPEPIYVEGTKQGVPVELALQYNDTYSENVHSYVNNINTIEGGTHVAGFRMGLTRTLKAYAEKEGLLKNLKVDIAGDDFREGLTAIISVKVAEPQFEGQTKTKLGNSEVSGAVNVAVAEILGMYLEENPKEARMIISKVVLAATARAAARKAREMVQRKSVMGGSGLPGKLADCANSDPAACEIFLVEGDSAGGTAKQGRARDFQAILPLRGKILNVEKAMEHKIYENEEIKNMFTALGVSIGTPEDDKALNLTKLRYHKIVIMTDADVDGSHITTLILTFFYRYMRALVEMGHVYIASPPLYMVKKGKEFEYCWNDEQRNAAVQRLKGAGKEDSVHIQRYKGLGEMNDTQLWETTMNPATRTLRQATIESAADCDHTFSMLMGDEVAPRREFIEKNAKYARIDA, encoded by the coding sequence ATGAGCGAAAAAGATCAGAATAAGTCAAATTATTCGGCAGATAATATCCAGGTACTTGAAGGCCTGGAAGCAGTTCGAAAAAGACCCTCCATGTACATTGGCGATACCGGGGTAAAAGGTTTACACCACCTGGTATACGAAGTTGTCGATAACTCTATCGATGAGGCATTGGCCGGTTACTGTACCGATATCAAAGTGATCATTCATGAAGGTAACTCCATCACCGTTGAGGATAATGGCCGGGGTATACCAACAGGTATCAATACTAAAGAAAATAAATCAGCGCTTGAGATCGTAATGACCGTTTTGCACGCCGGCGGTAAGTTCGATAAGGACACTTACAAGGTGTCGGGCGGTCTGCATGGTGTGGGTATATCCTGCGTTAATGCTTTATCGACCCACGTAAAGACCGTTGTGCACCGCGAGGGTAAGATATTTACCCAGGAGTACGAGCGTGGTAAACCAATGTTCGACGTTAAGACCATTGGCGAATCGGACCGTACCGGTACCATTCAATGGTTCCAGCCCGATCCCGAGATCTTTACCACTACACTCGAGTACAAATATGATACCCTTGCGGCACGTTTGCGTGAGCTGGCGTTTCTGAACAAAGGTATTCGCTTGAGTCTGACAGACGAGCGTGTACAGGAAGATGACGGAACCTTCCTTACAGAAGAGTTCTTTTCTGAAGGTGGCTTGAAGGAATTCGTTAAGTTCCTGGATGGCACCCGTCAGCCGATCATCCCGGAGCCGATCTATGTTGAGGGCACCAAGCAAGGTGTACCGGTAGAACTGGCCTTGCAATACAATGATACCTATAGTGAGAACGTTCACTCGTACGTAAATAACATCAACACCATTGAAGGTGGTACCCACGTGGCCGGTTTCCGTATGGGTTTGACCCGTACGCTTAAAGCTTACGCTGAGAAAGAAGGTTTGTTAAAGAACCTTAAAGTTGATATTGCCGGTGATGACTTCCGTGAGGGTTTGACCGCCATTATATCAGTAAAGGTAGCTGAGCCCCAATTTGAGGGACAGACCAAGACCAAGCTGGGTAACAGCGAGGTGAGTGGTGCCGTGAACGTGGCCGTTGCCGAGATATTGGGCATGTACCTGGAAGAGAACCCTAAAGAGGCCCGCATGATCATCAGCAAGGTGGTTTTAGCGGCCACTGCCCGTGCTGCTGCCCGTAAGGCCCGCGAAATGGTGCAGCGCAAGAGCGTGATGGGTGGTTCAGGTTTGCCGGGTAAACTGGCCGACTGTGCCAACAGCGATCCGGCAGCTTGCGAGATATTCCTGGTCGAAGGTGACTCGGCGGGTGGTACGGCCAAGCAAGGTCGTGCCCGCGATTTTCAAGCTATTTTGCCTTTGCGTGGTAAGATCCTGAACGTAGAGAAGGCCATGGAGCACAAGATCTACGAGAACGAGGAGATCAAGAACATGTTCACGGCCTTAGGTGTGAGCATTGGTACCCCGGAGGATGACAAGGCATTGAACCTGACCAAACTTCGCTACCACAAGATCGTGATCATGACGGATGCAGACGTGGATGGTTCGCACATCACCACGTTGATCCTGACCTTCTTTTATCGCTATATGCGTGCACTGGTCGAGATGGGACACGTTTACATCGCATCGCCGCCGTTATACATGGTCAAAAAAGGTAAAGAGTTCGAATACTGCTGGAATGACGAACAGCGCAATGCCGCCGTACAACGCTTAAAAGGAGCCGGTAAAGAGGATAGCGTACACATACAACGTTACAAAGGTTTGGGTGAAATGAATGATACCCAGCTTTGGGAAACCACAATGAATCCTGCAACCCGTACCTTGCGCCAAGCCACTATCGAGAGTGCTGCTGACTGCGACCACACCTTCTCGATGCTGATGGGTGATGAGGTAGCTCCGCGCCGCGAATTCATTGAAAAGAACGCCAAGTACGCTCGTATAGACGCGTAA
- a CDS encoding OmpH family outer membrane protein gives MRTPASIISKITLSLMLAGSLAACNQTKTDDKAAAPAATSSTANNLKATDIVFVNSDTLLNKYDYFKDMADRLEKKGKAAQAELQSKGQAFQREVAEYQKGAATMAADQRQATEQRLARKQQELQAYQQNAGAQVQQEQAGEQAKLYEKVADFLKVYAKEKGYKMVMTYQKGNSGILYGDASLDITQDVVKKLNEAYAKDKK, from the coding sequence ATGAGAACCCCGGCTTCGATCATATCGAAAATCACTTTAAGCTTAATGCTGGCAGGAAGCCTGGCAGCCTGCAACCAGACCAAGACCGACGATAAAGCTGCCGCACCGGCCGCCACATCAAGCACTGCCAATAACCTGAAAGCAACTGACATCGTGTTCGTTAACTCAGATACTTTACTGAACAAATACGATTACTTTAAAGATATGGCCGACCGTTTGGAGAAAAAAGGCAAAGCTGCACAAGCCGAGCTACAAAGCAAGGGTCAGGCTTTTCAGCGTGAAGTGGCCGAATACCAAAAAGGTGCTGCTACTATGGCTGCCGATCAGCGTCAGGCCACTGAGCAACGCTTAGCCCGTAAACAACAAGAATTACAAGCTTATCAGCAAAACGCTGGCGCTCAGGTCCAACAAGAGCAAGCCGGTGAGCAAGCTAAATTATACGAAAAGGTAGCCGACTTTTTGAAGGTATATGCTAAAGAAAAAGGCTATAAAATGGTAATGACCTATCAAAAAGGCAACAGCGGTATCCTTTACGGTGATGCCAGCCTGGACATTACTCAAGACGTAGTTAAAAAACTGAACGAAGCTTACGCTAAGGACAAGAAATAA
- a CDS encoding nucleoside deaminase, giving the protein MTHEQYMRLAIELAENNVAEGLGGPFGAVVVKDGQIVGASGNKVVPTNDPTAHAEVSAIRLACQKLNNFSLEGCVIYTSCEPCPMCLGAIYWARIEKIYYGNNKADAAAIGFDDQFIYEELDRPKQDRKLPMVELLRDEALGAFRAWEAHEGKTHY; this is encoded by the coding sequence ATGACCCACGAACAATATATGCGCCTGGCCATTGAATTGGCCGAAAACAATGTAGCCGAAGGGCTTGGCGGTCCATTTGGAGCCGTGGTCGTGAAAGATGGCCAGATCGTTGGTGCAAGCGGGAACAAAGTAGTGCCTACTAATGACCCAACCGCACACGCCGAAGTATCGGCCATCCGGTTAGCATGCCAGAAATTGAATAATTTTAGCCTGGAAGGCTGCGTGATCTACACCAGTTGCGAGCCCTGCCCCATGTGCTTAGGCGCCATTTACTGGGCCCGTATCGAGAAGATCTATTACGGCAACAACAAGGCCGATGCCGCCGCCATAGGCTTTGATGACCAGTTCATTTACGAAGAACTTGACCGCCCTAAGCAAGACCGCAAGTTACCCATGGTAGAGTTACTGCGCGACGAAGCGCTGGGTGCGTTCAGGGCTTGGGAAGCGCATGAAGGGAAGACTCATTATTGA
- a CDS encoding SelT/SelW/SelH family protein, producing MKPTVTIEYCPKCGWMLRAAYMAQEILTTFSNEVHGVLLQPSETSGSYVISIDGNVVFDRRSAGRFPEIKELKQLVRDVVAPDKSLGHSDR from the coding sequence ATGAAGCCGACCGTAACCATCGAGTACTGCCCCAAATGCGGTTGGATGTTGCGTGCGGCCTACATGGCTCAGGAGATATTGACCACTTTTAGCAACGAGGTGCATGGCGTGCTTTTGCAGCCAAGTGAAACGAGTGGCAGCTATGTGATTAGCATCGATGGCAATGTGGTCTTCGACCGCAGATCGGCAGGCCGCTTCCCCGAGATCAAAGAGCTTAAGCAGTTGGTACGCGATGTGGTAGCTCCTGATAAAAGCCTGGGCCATTCAGATAGGTAA
- a CDS encoding RNA-binding S4 domain-containing protein: MPEKEKLRIDKYLWSIRLFKTRTLATEACKAGRVKLNGQNIKASHEVKIGETYNVAKGPERKIITVTGLLENRVDAKTAVNYYSDLTPNDQTPGFKSMFHAPVLRRDRGTGRPTKRERREIDDLQDNYFTPDSPAGGSDEGETK; this comes from the coding sequence ATGCCTGAGAAAGAGAAACTGAGAATAGATAAATACCTTTGGAGCATACGCCTGTTCAAGACCCGCACACTGGCCACCGAGGCTTGCAAGGCAGGGCGCGTGAAGCTTAACGGACAAAATATAAAGGCCTCGCATGAGGTAAAGATCGGCGAGACCTATAATGTGGCCAAGGGCCCCGAGCGTAAGATCATCACCGTTACCGGCTTGTTGGAGAACAGAGTAGACGCCAAGACAGCGGTCAATTACTACTCTGACCTGACGCCGAACGATCAGACACCCGGCTTTAAAAGCATGTTCCATGCACCGGTATTGCGCCGTGACAGGGGCACCGGTCGACCAACCAAGCGTGAACGACGCGAGATCGATGACCTGCAAGATAATTACTTTACGCCCGATTCACCGGCAGGTGGCAGCGATGAAGGGGAAACCAAATGA
- a CDS encoding 2,3,4,5-tetrahydropyridine-2,6-dicarboxylate N-succinyltransferase: MPPTLKQMIEDAWEDRGLLNLNEYIDAIETVIERLDKGELRVAELITNRWHVNEWIKKAVILYFPIREMEEIKAGPFVFHDKMKLKTDYKKNGVRVVPHAIARYGAHLAKGVIMMPSYVNIGAYVDEGTMVDTWATVGSCAQIGKHCHLSGGVGIGGVLEPVQASPVIIEDNCFIGSRAIVVEGVHVEREAVLGANVVLTASTKIIDVSGDSPIEYKGRVPARSVVIPGSYTKKFPAGEYQVPCALIIGKRKESTDLKTSLNDALRDHNVAV, encoded by the coding sequence ATGCCACCTACATTAAAACAAATGATCGAAGATGCCTGGGAAGACCGGGGATTGCTTAACCTTAACGAATATATTGACGCTATCGAGACCGTTATCGAACGTCTGGATAAAGGCGAGCTTCGCGTGGCCGAGCTTATCACCAACCGCTGGCACGTGAATGAGTGGATCAAAAAAGCGGTGATCCTGTACTTCCCTATCCGCGAGATGGAGGAGATCAAAGCAGGTCCGTTCGTGTTCCACGATAAAATGAAACTCAAGACCGACTATAAAAAGAACGGTGTACGCGTGGTGCCTCATGCTATAGCCCGCTATGGCGCTCATTTGGCCAAAGGCGTGATCATGATGCCATCGTACGTGAATATCGGTGCTTATGTTGACGAAGGCACCATGGTAGATACCTGGGCCACTGTAGGTTCATGCGCACAGATCGGTAAGCATTGCCACCTGAGCGGCGGTGTGGGCATTGGCGGCGTATTGGAGCCGGTTCAAGCCTCTCCGGTGATCATTGAAGACAACTGCTTCATCGGCTCACGCGCCATTGTTGTGGAAGGTGTACACGTAGAGCGCGAGGCCGTGCTTGGCGCCAATGTAGTACTGACGGCATCTACCAAGATCATTGATGTTAGCGGCGACTCCCCTATCGAATATAAAGGCCGTGTACCTGCCCGTTCGGTAGTGATCCCTGGTTCATACACCAAAAAGTTCCCTGCCGGCGAATACCAGGTACCTTGTGCCCTGATCATCGGCAAACGTAAAGAATCGACCGACCTCAAGACCTCACTGAACGATGCCTTGAGAGACCATAACGTGGCGGTTTAG
- a CDS encoding glycosyltransferase family 4 protein produces MNIGYDAKRAFLNNTGLGNYSRWLIKAMSAFYPDNRYGLFTPKTGNGEHAGQLEKLKNAYTFVPRGKFSPLWRTKGIVTDLQKNGVELYHGLSHELPLGIRKSGIKSVLTVHDLIFLRFPQYFKLIDRLIYKAKLNYACKAADKIIAISQRTRKDLIELLGVDPNKIEVIYQGCNPAFTLYQSETHRAHIKKTYKLPKRYLLTVGTIEERKNLMLLVKALTLTKCNMPLLVVGKPTPYADEVKRFVEANGLQKRVIFLHQVGFDDLPALYQLSTVFIYPSRYEGFGIPILEAINSGVPVIAATGSCLEEAGGAGSIYVDPDNEQELAKKIDRVWRDTALRQRMIDQGFEYARNFKDEVLAAQYMQVYQNTLQHA; encoded by the coding sequence ATGAACATCGGGTACGACGCCAAACGTGCTTTTTTGAACAACACCGGGTTGGGTAATTACAGCCGGTGGCTCATCAAGGCTATGTCCGCGTTCTATCCTGATAACCGATACGGGCTTTTCACACCCAAAACGGGCAACGGCGAACATGCTGGCCAGTTGGAAAAGTTAAAAAACGCCTATACCTTTGTACCGCGAGGCAAGTTCTCCCCTTTGTGGCGTACTAAAGGCATCGTTACCGATCTGCAAAAGAATGGTGTTGAGCTTTATCATGGACTAAGCCATGAACTGCCCCTGGGCATCCGCAAGAGCGGTATCAAAAGTGTGCTTACCGTGCATGACCTGATCTTTTTGCGCTTTCCCCAATATTTTAAACTGATCGACCGCCTGATCTACAAGGCCAAGCTAAATTACGCCTGCAAGGCTGCCGACAAGATCATAGCCATAAGCCAGCGTACCCGGAAAGACCTGATCGAACTGCTGGGCGTTGATCCCAACAAGATCGAGGTGATCTACCAGGGATGCAACCCGGCTTTCACCCTTTACCAAAGCGAAACGCATCGGGCACACATCAAAAAGACCTACAAGCTTCCTAAAAGATACCTGCTCACAGTAGGCACTATCGAAGAACGTAAAAACCTGATGTTACTGGTAAAGGCCCTAACGCTCACCAAATGCAATATGCCGCTGTTGGTAGTGGGCAAGCCTACGCCTTATGCTGATGAGGTGAAGCGTTTTGTGGAGGCCAATGGTCTGCAAAAGCGGGTGATCTTTTTGCACCAGGTAGGGTTCGATGACCTGCCTGCCTTGTATCAGCTCAGCACAGTATTCATCTATCCATCGCGTTACGAAGGCTTCGGGATACCTATATTAGAGGCCATTAATAGCGGGGTGCCCGTGATCGCGGCTACCGGTTCATGCCTGGAAGAGGCCGGCGGTGCCGGGAGCATCTATGTAGACCCTGACAATGAGCAGGAACTGGCCAAAAAGATCGACCGCGTTTGGCGCGACACAGCGCTGAGGCAACGCATGATCGATCAGGGCTTTGAATATGCCCGGAATTTTAAGGACGAGGTACTTGCGGCCCAATACATGCAAGTATATCAAAACACATTGCAACATGCTTAG
- a CDS encoding L-threonylcarbamoyladenylate synthase, translated as MLRDEVKKAYEVIRDGGIILYPTDTIWGIGCDATNTAAIEKIYELKQRAQEKSMIILLESENMLESYISNVSPLAYDLIEFAEHPLTLVMPGAKNISPLLIAEDKSVGIRVCKHPFCQQLIQRMRKPLVSTSANISGQPSPQNFGQIAPEIIEGVDLVVDVDQHDTSVKRPSTIMRLSADGAFEFLRK; from the coding sequence ATGCTTAGAGACGAAGTAAAGAAAGCATACGAGGTGATCCGCGACGGCGGTATCATCCTTTACCCTACCGATACCATTTGGGGCATAGGCTGTGATGCCACTAACACCGCGGCCATCGAGAAGATATATGAACTCAAGCAGCGCGCTCAGGAAAAAAGCATGATCATATTGCTGGAGAGTGAGAACATGTTGGAGAGCTACATATCAAATGTATCACCGTTAGCGTATGACCTGATCGAATTTGCCGAACATCCGCTTACGCTGGTGATGCCTGGCGCCAAAAATATCTCGCCCCTGCTCATCGCCGAAGACAAAAGCGTAGGCATACGCGTGTGCAAGCACCCTTTTTGCCAGCAACTCATCCAGCGGATGCGTAAGCCGTTAGTGTCAACTTCGGCCAATATCAGCGGGCAGCCATCCCCACAGAACTTTGGACAGATCGCGCCCGAGATCATTGAAGGAGTGGATCTGGTGGTGGATGTGGACCAGCACGACACCTCCGTAAAACGACCATCTACCATCATGCGTCTTTCTGCGGATGGGGCGTTCGAGTTTCTGCGTAAATAA
- a CDS encoding RNA recognition motif domain-containing protein yields MKIFVAKLPPDYDETAIATLFITYGDISTINLVMDRETGRSKGYAFIEMPNDEEALNAISHLDQKTIGHNRQLSVSQAQERPKPAGGGFNRNNNNRQGGGFQRNAGGGGYNRNNNYNKDRGPRNGNYDRSSNYDRNKNGNSTEG; encoded by the coding sequence ATGAAGATCTTTGTAGCCAAACTCCCTCCTGATTACGACGAGACCGCCATTGCCACCTTGTTCATCACTTATGGCGATATCTCGACCATTAACCTGGTCATGGATCGGGAGACCGGCCGCAGCAAAGGTTATGCGTTCATTGAGATGCCTAATGATGAGGAGGCTCTTAACGCGATCAGTCACCTCGACCAAAAAACCATTGGTCACAACCGCCAGCTTTCGGTAAGCCAGGCTCAGGAACGTCCTAAACCTGCAGGCGGTGGCTTTAACCGCAATAACAACAACCGTCAAGGTGGTGGCTTTCAGCGTAATGCCGGCGGTGGTGGTTATAACCGTAACAACAACTATAATAAAGACCGTGGTCCGCGCAATGGTAATTACGACCGTAGCAGCAATTACGACCGCAACAAGAATGGTAACAGCACTGAAGGCTGA
- a CDS encoding response regulator transcription factor: MSRILAVDDDQGILEVLQFILEDSGYEVKTISDGHQLFDAIREGQPDLILMDIMLNGLDGRDLCKHVKSNDTTHDIPVIMISASHSLGDVLHQENAPDDFLAKPFDINVLLSKIERQLAA, encoded by the coding sequence ATGAGCAGGATACTCGCAGTTGACGATGATCAGGGAATATTAGAGGTCCTGCAATTCATATTAGAGGATTCAGGATACGAGGTTAAGACCATTTCAGACGGTCACCAATTATTTGACGCTATTCGTGAAGGCCAACCAGACCTTATATTAATGGACATCATGCTTAACGGATTAGATGGGCGTGATCTTTGCAAACACGTGAAATCTAACGATACTACGCACGATATACCGGTGATCATGATATCAGCCAGTCATAGTCTGGGAGATGTATTACATCAGGAGAACGCTCCGGATGATTTCCTGGCCAAACCTTTCGACATTAACGTATTGCTGAGCAAGATCGAGCGCCAATTGGCTGCATGA